The Phoenix dactylifera cultivar Barhee BC4 chromosome 12, palm_55x_up_171113_PBpolish2nd_filt_p, whole genome shotgun sequence genome has a window encoding:
- the LOC103696387 gene encoding glucuronokinase 1-like produces MREPDDDDDGCCHRARGRKRTKVAAVAEMGAQEEGTIEHKVCARVGLLGNPSDVYFGRTISFSLGNFWASVRLEPSEDLVIRPHPIHDLVSFTSIHHLVHRLQSEGYYGGVRLLMAICKVFYKHCTDNNIKLKEGNFTLSYDTNIPRQTGLSGSSAIVCAALNCLLDFYGIRHLVKVEIRPGLILSAEKELGIVAGLQDRVAQVYGGLVYMDFSKEYMDKSGHGMYTPMDISLLPPLHLIYAENPSDSGKVHSTVRQRWLEGDKFIISLMEEVARLAVEGRKALLEKNYIKLADLMNRNFELRRQMFGDDVLGSLNIQMIEVARSVGAASKFTGSGGAVVAFCPDGPDQAKLLEEACKKAGFILQQAIVVPPVLNDEDMKALSS; encoded by the exons ATGCGGGAAccggacgacgacgacgacggctGTTGCCACCGCGCTCGCGGGAGGAAGCGGACCAAggtggcggcggtggcggaGATGGGGGCCCAGGAGGAGGGAACGATCGAGCACAAAGTGTGCGCCCGGGTAGGGCTCCTCGGGAACCCCAGCGACGTCTACTTCGGCCGTACCATCTCCTTCTCGCTCGGAAATTTCTGGGCCTCCGTCCGGTTGGAGCCCTCCGAGGATCTCGTCATCCGCCCCCACCCCATCCACGATCTCGTCTCCTTCACCTCCATCCACCATCtg GTCCATCGCTTACAAAGTGAGGGATATTATGGAGGTGTTCGCTTGCTTATGGCAATTTGTAAAGTTTTCTACAAGCACTGCACCGATAATAATATAAAGTTAAAAGAAGGAAATTTCACCCTGTCTTACGACACCAATATTCCTCGCCAG ACAGGACTTTCAGGTTCAAGTGCCATTGTTTGCGCTGCCTTAAACTGCCTCCTTGACTTCTACGGAATTAGACACCTTGTAAAAGTTGAAATCAGACCTGGGCTGATTCTTAGTGCAGAAAAGGAGCTTGGAATTGTTGCTGGTCTTCAAGACCGAGTTGCACAGGTCTATGGAGGCCTTGTCTACATG GACTTTAGCAAGGAATATATGGATAAATCGGGGCATGGCATGTATACACCCATGGATATTAGTCTTCTCCCCCCACTGCATCTCATCTATGCCGAAAATCCAAGTGATTCTGGAAAG GTGCACAGCACTGTTCGGCAAAGGTGGCTGGAGGGTGATAAGTTTATAATATCATTGATGGAAGAAGTTGCACGGTTAGCTGTAGAGGGTCGCAAGGCTCTACTTGAAAAGAATTATATCAAACTTGCAGACCTAATGAACCGAAACTTTGAGCTTCGGAG GCAAATGTTTGGAGATGACGTCCTGGGTTCTCTAAACATCCAGATGATTGAAGTTGCCAGGAGTGTTGGTGCTGCATCCAAGTTTACTGGCAGTGGAGGAGCTGTGGTTGCATTTTGCCCTGATGGACCCGATCAAGCTAAGCTTCTTGAAGAGGCTTGCAAAAAAGCTGGTTTTATTCTACAGCAGGCCATCGTTGTTCCACCTGTTCTTAATGATGAAGACATGAAAGCTTTATCTAGCTAA